A portion of the Adhaeribacter radiodurans genome contains these proteins:
- a CDS encoding chloride channel protein yields the protein MARRPAYSLGQNFWRYNLIRFQRRFTRPQLLYVFSIIVGLTAGIAAVILKTLVHSIRGILVANNYSIASQYQIYLNFPLIGILLTVLFIRIFLKGKFDRGVASVLKAISQQSGRLEKHKTFTHIITSAITVGFGGSAGLESPIVVTGSAIGSNYGQLPFFPYKDRLVLLACGAAAGIAAAFNAPIAGLLFALEVLLTDVTISAFIPLILASVTGVLCSKIILQEEILFRFRFLQPFDYHNLIFYLLLGLLSGVISLYYAFVTLKVESLFHRFGPQRQLVKVLTGGLLLGALIFLFPPLFGEGYESIKDLSQGNMQALFQHTLYEQMHDQELFILIFIGAIALVKVIATSVTLASGGNGGNFAPALFVGAYIGFFLSRLVNLISPFRLPEDNFTVVGMAGILAGVMYAPLTAVFLIAEITQGYDLIIPLMVVSATSYALVRRFELFPMDTRELVRKGQIHTHNRDQNILQSLKLDQLLETDFQTISPEATLREIVTVIATSKRNLFPVVQPENGTLAGILVTDDLKEVMFQPELYDKLIARNLLKAPPALVESNEEMPAIMRKFDQTKAWNLPVVEKGIYLGFISKSNIFTAYRSFLLMLS from the coding sequence ATGGCAAGAAGGCCGGCTTATTCTCTTGGGCAAAACTTTTGGCGTTATAACCTGATCAGGTTTCAACGACGATTTACCCGTCCTCAATTATTATATGTCTTCAGCATTATAGTTGGCTTAACCGCGGGCATAGCAGCCGTTATTCTGAAAACGCTGGTGCATTCCATTCGGGGTATTCTGGTAGCCAACAATTATTCCATTGCCTCGCAATACCAGATTTACCTCAACTTTCCCCTTATTGGCATTTTGTTGACAGTATTATTTATCCGGATATTTCTGAAAGGAAAATTTGATCGGGGGGTTGCCAGCGTGTTAAAAGCTATTTCCCAGCAGTCGGGCCGGTTAGAAAAACATAAAACATTTACTCACATTATTACCAGTGCGATTACCGTGGGTTTTGGCGGTTCGGCGGGATTGGAATCACCCATTGTTGTAACTGGGTCGGCTATTGGTTCCAATTACGGGCAATTGCCTTTCTTTCCTTACAAAGATCGTTTGGTTCTGTTGGCATGCGGGGCGGCAGCAGGCATTGCGGCGGCTTTTAATGCTCCTATTGCCGGTTTACTGTTCGCCCTGGAAGTGCTGCTTACCGATGTGACCATCTCTGCTTTTATTCCGCTAATCCTGGCTTCTGTAACGGGGGTCCTATGTTCTAAAATTATTTTGCAGGAAGAAATATTATTTCGGTTTCGCTTCTTACAACCTTTTGATTATCATAATTTAATTTTTTACCTGCTTCTGGGTTTATTATCTGGAGTAATTTCCTTGTATTATGCTTTTGTTACTTTAAAGGTGGAAAGCCTTTTTCACCGGTTTGGTCCGCAACGACAACTGGTAAAAGTTTTAACCGGCGGCCTGCTGCTGGGAGCCCTCATTTTTTTATTCCCGCCCCTTTTTGGCGAAGGTTACGAAAGTATTAAGGATTTGTCACAGGGTAATATGCAGGCTTTGTTTCAGCATACCTTGTACGAGCAAATGCACGACCAGGAGTTGTTCATCCTGATATTTATTGGAGCTATTGCCTTAGTAAAAGTTATAGCAACATCAGTTACCCTGGCCAGCGGGGGGAACGGCGGAAATTTTGCTCCTGCTTTGTTTGTAGGGGCTTATATCGGTTTCTTCTTATCGCGGTTAGTAAACCTGATTTCTCCGTTTCGGTTACCCGAAGATAATTTTACCGTGGTGGGAATGGCCGGCATTCTAGCAGGTGTCATGTATGCTCCTTTAACGGCTGTTTTTCTCATTGCGGAAATAACCCAAGGCTATGATTTGATCATCCCTTTAATGGTAGTTTCAGCTACCAGTTATGCTTTAGTACGTCGCTTTGAATTATTTCCAATGGATACGCGGGAACTGGTACGAAAAGGACAAATTCATACGCATAACCGTGACCAAAATATCCTGCAATCCTTAAAGCTGGATCAGCTGCTCGAAACGGATTTCCAGACTATTTCTCCTGAAGCTACTTTACGGGAAATAGTAACCGTTATTGCCACGTCTAAGCGCAATTTGTTTCCGGTAGTGCAGCCCGAAAATGGAACATTGGCCGGAATTCTGGTAACTGACGACTTGAAAGAGGTGATGTTTCAACCGGAACTGTACGACAAACTCATCGCTCGTAACTTACTAAAGGCCCCACCAGCCTTGGTAGAAAGCAACGAAGAGATGCCGGCTATCATGCGCAAATTTGATCAGACAAAGGCCTGGAATCTGCCGGTGGTGGAGAAAGGGATTTATCTGGGTTTTATTTCAAAATCAAATATTTTTACGGCCTACCGCAGTTTCCTGTTGATGCTTTCATAA
- a CDS encoding GH35 family beta-galactosidase codes for MRFSSLFLLLLLTRFLVFAQAYKPPHLEKKGKTMQLVVKDKPFLVLGGELHNSTVSGAAYMRPVWAQMKQKYLNTVLVPVYWELIEPEEGKFDFALVDSLIYGARKQNLHLGILWFGAFKTTYSTYVPSWIKTNSAKYPRAQNSKGERLPLLSVFSEANLKADAKAFKTLLQHIRQVDEQHQTVIMAQVENEVGIFNNPRDYSEVATKAYQQGVPADLMRYLAANKGKLQPEMETAWKANGYQASGSWEKVFGKSVVEEKNPQVFSYLPEELFSVYQYTKFVGQLAAAGKEAYPIPLFVNAWPKAVGFTGIPGKYPSGGPVPHTLDIWRANAPAIDFITPNVYASKQGIYNLVEQYHRPGNPVFIPEIRQGLEPANLALWIYGGHDAMGVAPFGIDDSSAEADPFTKSFAVLEQVQELILHHQGKGTMAGIFVDTAAKSQTFTLKDYSVKADLVVPRSFPGAAPTPKGASLAGGMIFAIGPDEFIAVGKDYELTFTPLKADSQKTQVDVDYLEEGTFVAGKWRTIRRLNGDEGTGGGSIGSLAIKNTRVGMVRFQKNATDDYSIVRVKFYRY; via the coding sequence ATGCGGTTTTCTTCTCTTTTTCTCCTATTGCTCCTGACCCGTTTTTTGGTCTTTGCGCAAGCCTATAAACCTCCTCACTTGGAGAAAAAAGGAAAAACCATGCAACTGGTAGTAAAGGACAAGCCCTTTTTAGTTTTGGGAGGAGAGCTGCATAACTCCACGGTATCCGGAGCCGCTTACATGCGACCCGTATGGGCCCAAATGAAGCAGAAATACCTCAATACAGTATTGGTCCCGGTATATTGGGAACTCATCGAGCCGGAGGAAGGCAAGTTTGATTTTGCCTTAGTGGACAGCTTGATCTACGGGGCCCGGAAACAGAACCTGCATTTGGGTATTCTTTGGTTTGGGGCTTTTAAGACTACCTATTCCACTTACGTTCCTTCCTGGATAAAGACCAATTCAGCTAAATACCCCAGGGCCCAGAATAGCAAGGGCGAACGCTTACCCCTGTTGTCCGTTTTCTCTGAAGCTAATTTAAAAGCCGATGCCAAGGCTTTCAAAACTCTCCTGCAGCATATCCGGCAAGTGGATGAGCAACACCAGACCGTGATTATGGCCCAAGTGGAAAATGAAGTAGGCATCTTTAATAACCCGCGGGATTATAGTGAAGTGGCAACTAAAGCTTACCAACAAGGTGTTCCGGCTGATTTAATGCGCTATTTGGCGGCCAATAAAGGTAAACTGCAGCCGGAGATGGAGACTGCCTGGAAGGCGAACGGTTACCAAGCTTCGGGCAGTTGGGAGAAAGTATTTGGGAAAAGTGTGGTGGAGGAGAAAAACCCCCAAGTCTTTTCTTATTTACCCGAAGAATTGTTCTCCGTCTACCAGTATACCAAGTTTGTGGGGCAACTGGCCGCGGCCGGTAAAGAAGCTTATCCGATTCCCCTGTTTGTCAATGCCTGGCCCAAAGCCGTAGGATTTACGGGAATACCGGGCAAGTACCCCAGCGGGGGGCCGGTGCCGCACACGCTGGATATCTGGCGGGCGAATGCGCCGGCCATTGATTTCATTACTCCAAATGTGTACGCTTCTAAACAAGGTATTTATAATTTAGTGGAGCAATACCACCGCCCGGGAAACCCGGTATTTATTCCCGAAATCCGGCAAGGACTCGAACCAGCTAATCTGGCTTTGTGGATCTATGGCGGGCACGATGCGATGGGGGTGGCTCCCTTCGGCATCGACGACAGCTCAGCGGAAGCGGACCCTTTTACTAAAAGCTTTGCCGTTTTAGAGCAGGTTCAGGAGTTGATTTTACATCATCAGGGTAAAGGAACGATGGCTGGCATTTTTGTTGACACAGCTGCTAAGTCGCAAACGTTTACTTTAAAGGATTATTCCGTCAAAGCAGATTTAGTGGTCCCCCGAAGCTTTCCGGGCGCTGCTCCCACGCCCAAAGGCGCTTCTCTGGCCGGCGGAATGATTTTCGCTATTGGTCCGGATGAATTTATTGCTGTAGGGAAAGATTATGAACTAACGTTTACGCCCTTGAAGGCCGATTCTCAGAAAACCCAAGTGGATGTAGATTACCTGGAGGAGGGTACGTTTGTGGCAGGCAAGTGGAGAACCATTCGGCGCCTGAACGGGGATGAAGGTACCGGGGGTGGAAGTATTGGTAGCTTAGCCATTAAAAACACCCGGGTCGGGATGGTGCGTTTCCAGAAAAATGCTACCGATGATTATAGTATCGTCCGGGTAAAGTTTTACCGGTACTAA
- a CDS encoding PDDEXK nuclease domain-containing protein, producing MDLTFYTSLLEDVKSRIRIAQTKATLAANAEMIFLYWDIGQLIFQRQQEQGWSAAVIPRLSKDLKNELPELKGFSERNLGRMLAFYREYPPEKDQSVNLPQSVANLQTDKMQLKVVAQLPWGHNLLLIEKIKDMPSRMWYAQQTIQNGWSRDVLSLMIKSNLHLRQGDTTNNFAEQLPNPQSDLARQSLKDPYIFDFLTLTQPFTERELEVELTRHIEKFLLELGTGFAFVGRQYHLTVSNHDYYLDLLFYHLHMRCFVVIDLKKGEFKPEYAGKMNFYCSAVDDLLRHATDGPTIGLILCQTKDKVMAEYALRDVKKPIGISEFELTRALPENLKSSLPTIEDIENELTHNK from the coding sequence ATGGACCTAACTTTTTATACATCTTTACTAGAGGATGTTAAATCTCGTATCCGAATAGCCCAGACGAAAGCAACTTTGGCTGCTAATGCAGAAATGATTTTCTTGTACTGGGATATTGGCCAATTGATTTTTCAGCGCCAACAAGAACAAGGCTGGTCAGCTGCAGTAATTCCTAGACTGAGTAAAGACTTGAAAAATGAATTACCAGAACTCAAAGGGTTCTCCGAACGCAATTTAGGGAGAATGCTGGCTTTTTATCGGGAATATCCACCTGAAAAAGATCAGTCTGTAAATTTGCCACAGTCCGTGGCAAATTTACAGACTGATAAGATGCAACTGAAAGTTGTTGCTCAGCTTCCATGGGGGCATAATTTATTGTTAATTGAAAAAATCAAAGATATGCCTTCCCGGATGTGGTATGCCCAACAAACTATCCAAAATGGTTGGAGCCGGGATGTATTAAGCCTAATGATTAAAAGTAATCTGCACTTAAGACAAGGCGACACAACTAATAACTTTGCTGAACAACTACCTAATCCGCAATCAGACCTAGCTAGACAAAGCCTTAAAGATCCGTATATTTTTGATTTCTTGACTCTAACTCAACCTTTTACAGAAAGAGAACTAGAGGTAGAACTTACTCGGCATATCGAAAAATTCTTATTGGAGTTAGGTACTGGTTTCGCTTTTGTAGGCAGACAGTACCATCTAACAGTAAGCAATCACGATTATTACTTGGACTTATTGTTTTATCATCTACATATGCGATGCTTTGTAGTAATTGATTTAAAAAAAGGAGAGTTCAAACCTGAATATGCTGGGAAAATGAATTTTTACTGTTCAGCAGTGGATGACTTGTTAAGACATGCAACTGATGGTCCCACCATCGGATTAATTCTTTGCCAGACCAAGGATAAAGTAATGGCTGAGTATGCCCTCCGGGATGTAAAAAAGCCAATTGGAATTTCTGAATTTGAATTAACTCGTGCTCTTCCTGAAAACCTCAAGTCAAGTCTGCCTACGATTGAGGATATTGAAAATGAATTAACTCACAATAAATAA
- a CDS encoding BlaI/MecI/CopY family transcriptional regulator, with translation MKELTKAEEEIMQVLWELDSVFVKDIITQLPEPKPAYNTVSTIVRILQQKGFVGHEIHGKSHKYYPLISKEAYTKSFMKGFVKRYFSGSYQQMVSFFTKEDKLSLNELEQLLNELKAKKP, from the coding sequence ATGAAAGAACTAACCAAAGCCGAAGAAGAAATCATGCAGGTCTTATGGGAATTGGACTCCGTATTCGTCAAGGACATCATCACCCAATTACCTGAACCTAAACCTGCCTACAATACCGTTTCTACTATCGTGCGAATCTTGCAACAAAAAGGATTTGTCGGACACGAAATACACGGTAAGTCGCATAAATATTATCCTTTGATTTCTAAAGAAGCCTATACCAAATCATTTATGAAAGGATTTGTAAAAAGGTACTTTAGCGGATCCTATCAGCAGATGGTTTCCTTTTTTACCAAAGAGGATAAGCTCAGCCTGAACGAACTGGAGCAACTCCTGAACGAACTGAAGGCCAAGAAACCATGA
- a CDS encoding PadR family transcriptional regulator yields MKGEQLGEFEELVLLTIAYLYERAYSVAVMEELSQRLERPLSLGAVHRTMQRLEEKGMVLSHLGEATAERGGRRKRLFTVTAAGEQALHDLRRIRHELWTGIPQAAWGGSL; encoded by the coding sequence ATGAAAGGAGAACAATTAGGTGAGTTTGAAGAGTTGGTTCTGCTTACCATTGCCTACCTCTATGAGCGGGCTTACAGTGTGGCTGTGATGGAAGAACTCAGTCAACGCTTGGAGCGGCCCCTCAGCTTAGGAGCCGTACATCGGACCATGCAACGGCTCGAAGAAAAAGGAATGGTTTTATCGCACTTAGGAGAAGCCACCGCCGAACGGGGCGGGCGGCGGAAACGGTTGTTTACCGTCACCGCCGCCGGCGAGCAAGCCTTGCACGACCTGCGGCGGATCCGCCACGAGCTATGGACCGGCATCCCACAAGCCGCCTGGGGAGGAAGTTTATGA
- a CDS encoding ABC transporter permease — translation MKREYPSPPDPKDEPGGFPSWAERWLKLLMAPHLREELLGDLQEMFLQRRQQHGSFKARLFYLWQMLLLLHPRLWRREATTTSPSYLSQLNHYPKPAFTTMFQNTFLVAWRKLRRHKSYTLINVLSLSLGMASVILIFTLVKYHLSFDTFHVHKDRIYRITTEFHEDKIRFNTGVPSPLGEAFRQDYPVAEKVARVAFLTKRVVAVSPQKKFEEDVAFAEPAFFDIIHLPLVPGTAPNVFQGRQTALITERLAKKYFGEQTAVGQTIRIDDSLVVSVAGVLQDLPRNTDFRSEIYVPFSHLNEHSPGLVEKDWWYSVNKQMQCFIRLKPGVSAAAVNDLVLSAISRTYYDEKMAQLFRFKLQPLADLHFNPDLGGYTEKKNLWAFAFIGFILIITTCVNFVNLATAQALGRAKEIGIRKILGSQPRTLFWQFIAETTLLTGFALLLASTLAYLILPFVNQLFELQLELNPGQDISLLLFLAVLMLVVIFLAGSYPGLILARFQPIVALKGKLSQKQIGGFSLRKGLVITQFAISQLLIMGTLVIAHQMRYARQADLGFDKEAIVLLPVPDVHKAKSHALGAQFSRVTGVEKVTFCYEAPTSEYSPTTGILFDSRPEAEKFSIVQKFGDQEYVPTFGLKIVAGRNLLPADTIREYLLNESAVRALGFTVNQSVLGKKAVINGHRGTVVGVVKDFHNKSFHAAIDPLCITTLSENYATYGIKVNLKSLATSLPQLQKAWDATYPTAIFTYRFLDEDIARAYQLDTMIQWLIQAFAGIAIFIGCLGLYGLVAFMATQKTKEIGVRKVLGASLGSILWLFYREFLRLLLLAFVVAAPLAWWLMHEWLSNFVYRVELGSRIFVLAILITGGIALITVGYQSLKAALTNPVQSLRSE, via the coding sequence ATGAAACGGGAATACCCTTCTCCTCCCGATCCTAAGGACGAACCGGGAGGTTTCCCTTCCTGGGCCGAACGTTGGTTAAAATTACTCATGGCGCCGCATTTACGAGAAGAGCTACTCGGTGATCTCCAGGAGATGTTCCTTCAACGAAGGCAACAGCACGGCTCTTTTAAAGCCCGCCTGTTTTATCTGTGGCAAATGCTGCTCCTGTTGCATCCCCGACTCTGGCGCCGGGAAGCTACAACGACTTCTCCTTCTTATCTCTCTCAATTAAACCACTATCCTAAACCTGCTTTTACCACCATGTTCCAAAACACTTTTCTAGTTGCCTGGCGAAAGCTCCGCCGGCATAAATCCTATACCCTGATTAATGTTTTAAGCCTGAGTCTGGGTATGGCCAGTGTGATCCTCATCTTCACGCTCGTTAAATACCACCTGAGTTTTGATACCTTCCACGTTCACAAAGACCGGATCTATCGGATTACGACCGAGTTTCACGAAGATAAAATTCGCTTTAATACCGGCGTACCTTCCCCCTTGGGAGAAGCTTTTCGCCAGGATTATCCGGTAGCTGAAAAAGTAGCCCGGGTGGCTTTTTTAACCAAGCGGGTTGTGGCTGTATCACCGCAAAAGAAATTTGAAGAGGATGTGGCTTTTGCGGAACCAGCTTTTTTTGATATCATCCATTTGCCGCTGGTGCCGGGAACGGCGCCGAACGTGTTCCAAGGACGGCAGACCGCCCTGATCACCGAGCGTCTGGCTAAAAAATATTTTGGCGAGCAGACCGCCGTGGGACAAACGATCCGGATCGATGATTCGCTGGTGGTTTCGGTGGCGGGCGTTCTGCAGGATCTACCCCGCAACACCGATTTTCGCAGCGAAATCTACGTGCCTTTTTCGCACTTAAACGAACACAGCCCTGGGTTAGTAGAAAAAGACTGGTGGTATAGCGTCAATAAACAAATGCAATGCTTTATCCGGTTAAAACCGGGCGTATCGGCCGCTGCCGTGAATGATCTGGTGCTATCGGCCATTTCCCGGACGTATTATGACGAAAAGATGGCCCAGTTATTCCGGTTTAAACTGCAACCCCTAGCCGATTTGCACTTCAACCCGGACTTAGGGGGTTATACTGAAAAGAAGAATTTGTGGGCCTTTGCTTTTATTGGTTTTATTCTGATTATCACTACTTGCGTCAACTTCGTTAATCTGGCGACGGCGCAGGCGCTGGGCCGGGCCAAAGAGATTGGCATCCGCAAAATCCTGGGCAGTCAACCCCGCACTTTATTCTGGCAGTTTATTGCCGAAACGACGCTGCTGACGGGGTTTGCCTTGCTCTTGGCAAGTACGTTGGCCTACTTGATATTGCCCTTCGTGAATCAGCTTTTTGAGCTGCAACTAGAATTAAACCCCGGGCAGGATATTTCCTTGCTCCTCTTTCTAGCGGTATTAATGCTCGTAGTTATCTTTTTAGCGGGTTCTTATCCGGGTTTGATTCTGGCCCGCTTTCAGCCCATTGTGGCGCTAAAAGGAAAACTTTCCCAAAAGCAAATCGGCGGTTTCTCCTTGAGAAAAGGTTTGGTAATTACCCAATTCGCCATTTCCCAACTGCTGATCATGGGCACCTTGGTCATTGCCCATCAGATGCGGTATGCCCGCCAGGCAGATCTAGGGTTTGATAAGGAAGCGATTGTGTTATTACCGGTACCGGATGTACATAAAGCGAAAAGCCATGCTTTAGGCGCGCAGTTCTCGCGGGTTACCGGCGTGGAAAAAGTAACCTTTTGTTACGAGGCTCCCACCTCCGAATACTCTCCCACGACGGGCATTCTCTTCGACTCTAGGCCCGAAGCCGAAAAATTTTCCATTGTCCAAAAATTTGGCGATCAGGAGTATGTGCCGACTTTCGGGCTGAAAATCGTGGCGGGTCGTAATCTGTTGCCAGCCGATACCATCCGGGAGTATCTGCTGAACGAATCCGCCGTTAGAGCCCTGGGATTTACAGTCAATCAATCAGTATTGGGCAAGAAAGCCGTTATCAATGGTCACCGGGGCACCGTGGTGGGAGTAGTGAAAGACTTTCATAATAAATCTTTTCACGCCGCTATTGACCCCCTTTGTATTACAACCCTATCGGAAAACTATGCCACGTACGGGATAAAAGTAAACTTAAAGAGTCTGGCCACGAGCTTGCCGCAATTACAAAAAGCGTGGGATGCGACTTATCCCACGGCCATCTTTACCTATCGTTTCTTAGACGAAGACATTGCCCGCGCTTACCAGCTGGACACCATGATCCAGTGGCTCATTCAGGCTTTTGCGGGTATTGCTATTTTTATTGGTTGTCTGGGTTTGTATGGCTTGGTGGCCTTTATGGCTACCCAGAAAACCAAAGAAATTGGCGTTCGGAAAGTATTGGGAGCTAGTTTGGGAAGCATCCTGTGGTTGTTCTACCGGGAATTTTTACGCTTGCTCTTGTTGGCTTTTGTCGTAGCGGCTCCCCTGGCCTGGTGGCTCATGCATGAGTGGTTAAGTAACTTCGTCTACCGGGTAGAGCTCGGCAGCAGAATTTTTGTTTTAGCTATTCTCATAACCGGTGGAATAGCCCTAATAACGGTGGGTTACCAATCGCTAAAAGCCGCTTTAACGAACCCCGTGCAATCGCTCCGTTCCGAATGA
- a CDS encoding calponin homology domain-containing protein, whose product MDSKNIHISFRRYLNYINWEMHEESEWIFVGVKEEFNKTETTKILNAFFEESELYLIIDRHNSFLIQKEEAITKVLEFIKEHNPTLVNMDFSKIMEFSKIGVIRLGNRKLEVE is encoded by the coding sequence ATGGATTCTAAGAACATTCATATTTCTTTTCGTCGCTATTTAAATTACATCAATTGGGAGATGCACGAGGAAAGCGAATGGATTTTTGTCGGGGTAAAAGAAGAATTTAATAAGACAGAAACTACTAAGATTTTAAATGCCTTCTTTGAAGAAAGTGAATTATATCTTATTATAGATAGACATAACTCATTCCTAATCCAGAAAGAAGAGGCGATTACAAAGGTTCTAGAATTTATTAAAGAACATAATCCTACTCTTGTCAATATGGACTTTAGTAAAATCATGGAGTTCAGTAAGATTGGAGTTATAAGATTAGGAAATAGAAAATTAGAAGTAGAGTAA